The genome window TCCTCATAAGTCATATCCCTTTTGTCAGGATCCTTAGCTTTAGGTTTCTTTGGAATTGAGGTTCTACCCAACTGACCATAACCAGGAGGTTTTGACTTGGGCTCCTCAGTCATTGTCCGAGATTCCGACCTTTCCAAAGTCCTCATCTCCAcgggtggaggaggaggaggaggaggagaaggaggaggagaaggcAGAAGCGGCGGTGGAGCAGGAGCAGGAGCCGGAGCCGGAGCATGTGCTCGAGGCAGCATTGGTGTTTTTCTAGAAGTGGGTGTTGGCAAAGCTGCATCACGACGCATTTCAGCTCGATTTAGCATTGGAGTCTTTCTTGAAGTGGGTGTTGGTAAACCTGCATTGCGATTGGTTTCAACTCTCCTAGTGTGATTAATCTCGGCCTCTATAGGCTTCCATTGATCTTCATATATCTTGGACAACTGCTCAGCCATGAAGTGAACATCCTGCCCTTTCGGGTTATACAACATGGCATTACTAAACGTGAGTCTCACATCCTCTGCAAACTCTCTAGGCGATTTATACCAATTCTTATCAAGCCTAGTCTTCACTGTTCCCAAATCCATTGGATGCTTTACAATGGTATGGTAATCATGAAGCCCCAAACCCTTCACATCCACTGGCTTGTTAAACACCCAACCAAACTTATGCTTCATCAATTTCGTTAGCAAATCACTACAGGTCTTCAACACAGGACTCAAATGCCAATCCAATTCAACAACACTTCCCCCATTGGATTTCaacttcttcatcttcttctttacaTTATTTGGATTCGGTGCGTTAGGAACGGTCCTTCGCTGATCATGATTGGGCTTCTCCTTCTGCTCCTGCTCCTTCTCCTTAGCTTGAAGCTTCTTGATAAAGCCTCTAACTTGGTCTAGCTCAGTGACTAGCTTCCTCTTAAGCTCTCTAACCTCACTCTTCCTTATCGAATTCAAGGAAATCCTGCGGAAGACATTCCCAACGTGGCTGGAGGAGTCGTCGTCGGAAGCATCACGAGGCGGGGAAGCGGAGTAGTTGTTATCTTcggttagggttagggtttgggttttgggtttggttttggggaCATTGTGGGAATTCTTGGGCTTCTTAGGGGTTTTTCGGGAATAGACCTTGTTGCCATCCTCCCAAGGACGCTTCTTGTCTCTGGCTTCGTCACCGCCCAATGCACCTGAAGCCATACATACATACCCTAATTAATTCCGAACCAAACAGAGCGGCTTCTTTAGGGTTTCGGAAATAGGAGGAGGAGGAAATCCTTAAGGATTTTGAAATCCCCAGGATTTAGAGGAATTGGTggttaaagaagaaaagttttattttatttattagggtttttgagtagaaaagaaaagagagaaatggaatggaaaagaaagacaaagaagGTTTGAAATTACTTGAAGAGAGGAAGGAaggctctttctctctctctctctcccaatcTCACTCTCACACTTTCTTGCTTCGCTCGCTCGCTCTGTGACTGCGACTGTGACAGAAGAATAGTTTACTCTATTCTGCTCTGAGGGACTGACTGAGGTTGAAAGCACACGCGCTGCTGGGGCGACTGTCCGGAGCGATACATGACAAGATTGGTCAATGCCACGTCAGACCGACTCTCCTGTTTCTACCTTTCTCAGGTTAACATTAACATGTTAATGTTTTTGTTATATGTTTACATTAGGGCGCGGGCCGTCACCCGGTACCACCGAccccttcctctctctcttttttgtcttcttttttatttatttttttaatttacaaagTAAACATGTAAATAAAGTCACTAAAatctctaaatttatttttatttttaagaatttaCTCTATCAGTcattcgattttttttttctcaaaattacagaattattattattatttttatctctttcttaaGTAGA of Quercus lobata isolate SW786 chromosome 8, ValleyOak3.0 Primary Assembly, whole genome shotgun sequence contains these proteins:
- the LOC115955954 gene encoding transcription factor GTE3, chloroplastic, which encodes MASGALGGDEARDKKRPWEDGNKVYSRKTPKKPKNSHNVPKTKPKTQTLTLTEDNNYSASPPRDASDDDSSSHVGNVFRRISLNSIRKSEVRELKRKLVTELDQVRGFIKKLQAKEKEQEQKEKPNHDQRRTVPNAPNPNNVKKKMKKLKSNGGSVVELDWHLSPVLKTCSDLLTKLMKHKFGWVFNKPVDVKGLGLHDYHTIVKHPMDLGTVKTRLDKNWYKSPREFAEDVRLTFSNAMLYNPKGQDVHFMAEQLSKIYEDQWKPIEAEINHTRRVETNRNAGLPTPTSRKTPMLNRAEMRRDAALPTPTSRKTPMLPRAHAPAPAPAPAPPPLLPSPPPSPPPPPPPPVEMRTLERSESRTMTEEPKSKPPGYGQLGRTSIPKKPKAKDPDKRDMTYEEKQRLSSSLQSLPSEKLDNIVQIIKKRHSALFQQDDEIEVDIASVDPETLWELDRFVTNYKKSLSKNKRKTEPEPEPEPEPEPEPEPEPEPEPEPEPGPEPEPEPEAEGETDHAMPETNLAPAIAEATKETETVENNVMEFTPVQEERQGDNVSGSSSSSSSSSGSGSSSSDSDTDSSSASGSDADH